The Spodoptera frugiperda isolate SF20-4 chromosome 25, AGI-APGP_CSIRO_Sfru_2.0, whole genome shotgun sequence genome includes the window acatttttttctcattggttaataatataattaattcatctttacaaaaaatataataaataccaaCGTAATTCATAGATTAATTACGATTATTCAAcgtaattacaaatatttatttgtatggcTATAGACGACGTCGATAAGTTATaaaaaagattataaaatattttggcaCTAAATTATAGTTTCAGTTGCCAAGCAgcatcacaataatattatcagACTATGACTTAATGCATTTGAATTACACacatcaaaaatacaaaaagtaatagAAATTATCGTAACATCACAAATCttgtaattttacaataatcaCTATCAGGGTATAGCTAAAATTATGTTGAACTCTGCATAATATTTCAAtgtatacttaattttatatgtgTTGCTTAAGTACAAGAAAGTTGACGATATTTCTGCATTACTATGTCCCGATTTGATTTGTTCAGAAAATTGTCTGTTATCACATGTTAACaactaaaatatcttttttaggAGCATCATCTTTGCGAAGTGCAGAGAAAGCTGCGAAGGAAGCTAGAATCCGAATTTGGACTAACTATGTGAGCAATGCTCCTATTATAGCAGCCAAGGACAAGGAGTTCACAGCGACAGTAATGGAAGTTGTGAATGGAGACGCTCTTGTTGTGAAAATGCCCAACAACACccaaaagaaaatattccttGCCAGCATCAGACCACCACGTGAAAAGTAAGTTAGCATCTATTTTTTCCACTGTATGCTCATTGAAcagttttatcataattttgtattacttGACAGAAACAACCCTGATGAGGAAGGCAAAAACTCTCCAAGACCAAAAGGTTTCAAACCCTTGTATGACATACCATGGATGTATGAAGCTCGCGAATTTCTGCGTAAGAAGGTGATTGGCAAGCGAGTTAACGTAACTGTTGACTATATCCAACCCGCAAAAGATAATTTCCCTGAGAAAAGTTGCTGCACTGTCGTTGCCGGAGGAGTGTAAGTatccaattttatttctttgattcGATTTCTATTCGGAATAAACTTGAAGTATCTGgtcgtttaattttgtttcggAAGTGATAATTTACACTACATATTCTGTTACACAGGAATTTGGCTGAGGCATTAGTTGCAAAGGGTTATGCAACCGTTGTTCGGTACCGAAATGATAATGATCAACGCAGCTCCCACTATGACAAACTCTTAGAAGCTGAGCTAAAGGCGCAGAAAGCTGGTATTGGTGTTCACGCTAAAAAAGACATCCCTACTCATCGTATCCAAGATACGAGTGGAGACTCTGCCAAATCCAAAAAGTTTTTCCCATTCCTTAAGAGAGCTCAGAAAACAGAGGCTACTGTAGAGTTTGTCGCCAGTGGATCTCGAATGAGGATATACATTCCCAAAGAATCTGTCCTGGTGACATTCTTGCTAGCCGGCATTAACTGCCCCAGGGGATCACGTCCTGCCATAGGAGGAGGTGGCATGCAAAGTGCCGAACCCTTCGGTGAAGAAGCTTTGCAATTCACCAAAGAGAAATGCCTCCAACGTGACGTTGTAGTCACCATTGAAGAAATGGACAAGGCAGGCAACTTCATTGGTTGGCTATGGAATGATAACGAGAACTTGTCAGTGGCTTTAGTGGAGCATGGACTAGCCACAATGCACCACACCGCGGAAACTTCAGAGTTTGCTCGCCAAATTAAAACTGCTGAAGAGAACGCTATGAAAAGGCGAATTGGATTATGGCGGGATTATGTAGAAGTTGAAAAAGAAACTGAAAAGGAAAGAAATGCTCCAATTCAAGATCGTACTGTTAAGTATGAAAAAGTTGTTATTACTGAGGTAACAGAAGAAGGCAATTTTTATGCACAAAACGTTGACTTGGGCAGTAAGCTCGAGAATTTAATGGATAGAATTCACCAGGAATTCAAAAACAATGCCCCTCTTCCTGGATCATATGTCCCCAGGAGAGGACAAATCTGTGCTGCTCGTTACACTTCAGATGAAAATTGGTATAGGGCCAAGGTTGAAAGGATCACAGAGGACAAAATGGTTCATATCTTCTACATCGATTACGGAAACCGTGAGGTAAGTTAATTGCACATATGTTTaaagaactaaaataaaatcattcaaaCATTCTTAAACTTGTGTAtcaacctaaataaataataattatccaattctatataatttaatattgtaacataattatgacttatttaaatttttatttgtcatattattttgtgagtgaaatctttatatatataataattcttctgtaagtgtgtatgtcaatAAACTTCTTTTAAACGACTGGaactattttaatgaaattttttgtgtgtgttcaaggggatctgagaatggtttagattcaaaattttgtccgctggacaatgtttttttaattaatcagatgtgtagacaggacaacgtctgtcgggtccgctagtatattgtgtaaaatattaatattgtgatGTATGTTTTGTAGATCGTGCCCGCTGCGCGCCTGGCTCCACTGCCTCCAGGCACTGAGCTGGAGCCTGCTTATGCCAGCGAGTTCACACTGTGTTGCGTCAAGTTCCCAGTGGACCCTGAAGATCGATCTGAAGCAGTTGCTGTTTTCTCTTCGGACACGCTGAACAGGAAACTGCTTCTTAACGTGGAGACTCGTGGCTCCCCACCTTGCGTCACTCTTGTCGATCCTAACACCAACGTTGACATCGGAAAGGTAATAATAAGATACCATATATTAGACCTTCTAGGTCATGTCtaaatttatttgattatttattttaatgatatgataaaaattaaatatgcaaattatgatatttttagaaTTTGATCAAAGAGGGATTGGTACTGCTGGAACCACTGCGCGACCACCGCCTGATGGGACTGGTAGCTGAGTACCGCGCCGCGCAGGAGCACGCCAAGTGCTCGCGTCTCAACTTGTGGCGACATGGAGACATCACTGACGATGATGCCGTCGAGTTTGGTGCGCGTCGCTAGCGGGAAGTTACCGACTCGCCACAGCACGTGCTAAACTGTGTTATGTGCACAGCTTTACACATCCAGTATATCTTATATAGCATCATACAACCGTTTCTGTGAGCGCGTTCAATATTAACCGATTTCTAATACGTAATTCTGTCTTTCTGGTTGTCGTCTTCCTTATGTCCTTATTTCCTTAGGAAATCAAAACCAATACTTTTAGAAATCGTGATGATCATATTGTGGTTAAcacaatatttgaataaattgtaTACTTTGTGTAATGAGATGTGTCATGTGTGTATGTGGGGAGTATAATGAACATTATTATGAACACTATTCCGTAACATTATGATACTCGTGGCATTATATGCCTCTAAATTTGTATCTGCATATATGtacttttaatgaaataataattattatcaggATTAAGcaacatttaataaatgtactaatgtaattgtataattattataacaacataaaaaatacctttcATTATGGTGAATGCaaattgttgattttatttacattttttacagTTTTGTATATCAGAAATACATTATATTTCGttgttaatttcattatttatttttacacgaagaatattattcattaataatcTGCTCCTGTGCTTTTTATCATTGTTATTTTCCGTATCTCTTCTTTACAATTCTATTTTACAATTAATGTGTATTTTTGACTTGTAAAAGCATTTGAGCATGTATGTGTATCTGGCATTCGTCAAAGTGTAGCTAGTGAGGAGTTTAATAAGAATTATGAATGTTCGAAAACAGATTTATTACGTATCTTTATTTAATGGGTAATATTGTACGAGTGGTATTTCGAAAAACTTTTAGCTTCGTATTTCGTGCTTATAAGAATACATATTGTATGAACCTACCTCTCACCTCGAGATGTCATTGTTTTTAGAACTTTACATGCATTCATATTCATAACAATACATGGAATGTTAAACTtcgtatattaaataaatattttaggaatTTATCGATGTTTTAATCTTCTTAACGTGTATTCTTCTAAATATGTCATTATCCTGCATTAGAGCATCACCAGTTGTGATTGTAGCCTTCGATGAAAGTCAATCACGATCTTGGAAGTTTGCTGCCATAAAGCAAACTATTATGCAGTTAGTCGCAAGAACCAGTCGTGATGATCTGATGAAAGAACTtacagtgacaacttacctacacgtacagtgacaacttaccgacacgtacagtgacaacttaccGACACGTACAGTGGCAACTTACCTACGCGTACAGTGGcaacttacctacacgtacagtgacaacttaccgacacgtacagtgacaacttacctacacgtacagtgacaacttacctacacgtacagtgacaacttacctacacgtacagtgacaacttacctacacgtacagtgacaacttacctacacgtacagtgacaacttacctacacgtacagtgacaacttacctacacgtacagtgacaacttacctacacgtacagtgacaacttacctacacgtacagtgacaacttacctacacgtacagtgacaacttacctacacgtacagtgacaacttacctacacgtacagtgacaacttacctacacgtacagtgacaacttacctacacgtacagtgacaacttacctacacgtacagtgacaacttacctacacgtacagtgacaacttacctacacgtacagtgacaacttacctacacgtacagtgacaacttacctacacgaacagtgacaacttacctacacgtacagtgacaacttacctacacgtacagtgacaacttacctacacgtacagtgacaacttacctacacgtacagtgacaacttacctacacgtacagtgacaacttacctacacgtacagtgacaacttacctacacgtacagtgacaacttacctacacgtacagtgacaacttacctacacgtacagtgacaacttacctacacgtacagtgacaacttacctacacgtacagtgacaacttacctacacgtacagtgacaacttacctacacgtacagtgacaacttaccGACACGTACAGTGGCAACTTACCTACGCGTACAGTGGCAACTTACCGACAcgtacagtgacaacttacctacacgtacagtgacaacttaccgacacgtacagtgacaacttacctacacgtacagtgacaacttacctacacgtacagtgacaacttacctacacgtacagtgacaacttacctacacgtacagtgacaac containing:
- the LOC118268879 gene encoding staphylococcal nuclease domain-containing protein 1, whose translation is MSAPAPAPAYKIGIVKQVLSGDTIVIRRQPQGGPPPEKVIALSGITAPKLARQKTPNNDTETKDEPFAWEAREYLRKLVGREVIFTADKPPNSATREYGCVWTGKDPIKDDNVIEVLLTEGLAKVRDGGRNIPQLKRLVELEDVAKSQGKGIWGPDLQDHVREIKTWTDSPKALVAKYNGKPIKAIIEYVRDGSTVRLCLLPDFYQITLMLSGIRCPAVRQDGESEPYAEEARFFLESKLLQRDVEVVLESVNNNNYVGTILHPQGNIAEALLRQGFARCVDWSLAVMKSGASSLRSAEKAAKEARIRIWTNYVSNAPIIAAKDKEFTATVMEVVNGDALVVKMPNNTQKKIFLASIRPPREKNNPDEEGKNSPRPKGFKPLYDIPWMYEAREFLRKKVIGKRVNVTVDYIQPAKDNFPEKSCCTVVAGGVNLAEALVAKGYATVVRYRNDNDQRSSHYDKLLEAELKAQKAGIGVHAKKDIPTHRIQDTSGDSAKSKKFFPFLKRAQKTEATVEFVASGSRMRIYIPKESVLVTFLLAGINCPRGSRPAIGGGGMQSAEPFGEEALQFTKEKCLQRDVVVTIEEMDKAGNFIGWLWNDNENLSVALVEHGLATMHHTAETSEFARQIKTAEENAMKRRIGLWRDYVEVEKETEKERNAPIQDRTVKYEKVVITEVTEEGNFYAQNVDLGSKLENLMDRIHQEFKNNAPLPGSYVPRRGQICAARYTSDENWYRAKVERITEDKMVHIFYIDYGNREIVPAARLAPLPPGTELEPAYASEFTLCCVKFPVDPEDRSEAVAVFSSDTLNRKLLLNVETRGSPPCVTLVDPNTNVDIGKNLIKEGLVLLEPLRDHRLMGLVAEYRAAQEHAKCSRLNLWRHGDITDDDAVEFGARR